One Panicum virgatum strain AP13 chromosome 9K, P.virgatum_v5, whole genome shotgun sequence genomic region harbors:
- the LOC120652394 gene encoding ATP-dependent Clp protease proteolytic subunit-related protein 3, chloroplastic-like — protein MASTCTFLSLRLPTPSPAHAASSPSLPLPLLRQARGGAASSALVARAAAPAAAPSPLFNPRGDPFLSTLAAASPEDLAAAAGGERRGEDHLPFLEIFQNAKLMATPAQVERSSSSYSQHRPRRPPPDLPSLLLHGRIVYIGMPLVPAVTELVVAQLMYLEWMNSKEPVYIYINSTGTARDDGEPVGMESEGFAIYDAMMRMKAEIHTLCIGAAAGHACLVLAAGKKGKRYMFPHAKAMIQQPRIPSYGMMQASDVVIRAKEVVHNRNTLVKLLARHTGNPPEKIDKVMRGPFYMDSLKAKEFGVIDKILWRGQEKYMADMLSPDEWDKVAGVRRPDPM, from the exons atggcctccacgTGCACCTTCCTCTCGCTGCGCCTCCCCACCCCGTCCCCTGCCCACGCGGCTTCGTCTCCTTCCCTCCCGCTGCCCCTGCTCCGGCaggcgcggggcggggcggcgtccTCGGCTCTGGTggcacgcgcggcggcgccagcggcggctccGTCGCCGCTGTTCAACCCCAGGGGGGACCCTTTCCTGTCCACCCTCGCGGCCGCCTCGCCGGAGGACCTTGCGGCCGCCGCTGGTGGCGAGCGCCGCGGCGAGGACCACCTGCCGTTCCTCGAGATCTTCCAGAACGCCAAGCTCATGGCCACGCCCGCGCAG GTGGAGCGTTCTAGCAGTTCTTACAGTCAACACAGACCTAGAAGGCCTCCACCAGATTTGCCTTCATTGCTTCTTCATGGTCGAATTGTTTATATTGGAATGCCG TTGGTGCCAGCAGTGACTGAGCTTGTTGTTGCCCAGTTGATGTACCTTGAATGGATGAATAGTAAAGAACCTGTTTATATATACATCAACTCAACAGGAACAGCTCGTGATGATGGTGAACCG GTCGGGATGGAGAGTGAAGGTTTTGCAATCTACGATGCAATGATGCGTATGAAAGCTGAG ATCCACACACTTTGTATAGGAGCTGCAGCAGGTCATGCTTGTCTTGTGCTTGcggccggaaagaaaggcaaacgctATATGTTCCCTCATGCCAAAG CTATGATTCAGCAACCTCGTATTCCTTCGTATGGGATGATGCAAGCATCGGATGTTGTTATTCGAGCTAAGGAG GTCGTGCACAACAGGAACACGTTGGTCAAACTTTTAGCAAGGCATACAGGAAAT CCGCCAGAGAAAATAGACAAGGTAATGAGAGGACCGTTTTACATGGACTCCTTGAAGGCAAAGGAGTTTGGGGTCATTGACAAG ATCCTCTGGCGCGGTCAGGAAAAATACATGGCTGACATGCTCTCCCCGGATGAGTGGGACAAAGTTGCTGGAGTCAGACGCCCTGATCCAATGTGA
- the LOC120652393 gene encoding uncharacterized protein LOC120652393 yields MATPAASVNPAYDPKTDPARKPKRSKDPGWKYGYWADLGNRDEVTCTLCGTMVHGGIKRLKQHLAGGFGDSKICSETTTEIRVEMTNYLEKHKRQRPMYLDDEEEQVEENGEADVVVVEASAPVNEVESQASKVMPSSGTAAKKRRAAYSFKAVAVSKGKEKPKGNKTILEMLRKSPEEIVDGRRKGSYQPPIQSSTKTKEQHHYVDMQWALFFYECGIPFNAAASRQFQVAVEATAQFGSGYKPPSPYQFGEPLLKDAVKLTSTMREDHERAWKHFGCTLMSDGWTDRRGRHLINFLVNSPEGTFFLESVDASSEAHDAYMLADLLEKRIEEIGKEKVVQVITDNGANYKAAGKHLMERIPSLFWSPCAAHCLDLMLEDIGGLKEFKKPIARARRVTTFIYRHGRILSAMREKTGGSDLVRPAATRFATAFLTLKSLHKHRDSLKSLFVSEAWTGNKLAKTKAGEDVHDIVLSTEFWNKVEDCLRASAPLLIVLRVVDGDEKPAMPEVAALMNQAKDRIKQSFAIPTKKTLLKKIIDIIEKRWVKQMDHPLYGAALYLNPGKLHPLIRDDDDATVGQLRGCFLEVLGRMVEDRDTQDKIDAQSLDYEALRGEAFSNIRAKQNLEKMSPLDWWASYGGRAIDLQRFARRIVSLCASSSGCERNWSTFEFIHTKKRNRLLHKRLNDIVYISYNRKMKTRFQIRREKKGKSFDPLVIEEFDWDNEWADSSYVHPQGARGCDENDLTWAAVDEALGASNSLRGRNLPRNASRCATNSNPRLDEDESGLGNEEEEDEDPHDDAYVTDSEDAPPDGGESMEGLQAANNHDEFDDGY; encoded by the exons ATGGCAACTCCAGCTGCCTCTGTCAACCCTGCATATGATCCCAAGACTGATCCAGCCAGGAAGCCCAAAAGGTCCAAGGACCCAGGCTGGAAGTATGGATATTGGGCAGACCTTGGTAACCGAGATGAGGTGACATGTACCCTATGTGGCACAATGGTTCATGGGGGCATAAAAAGGCTGAAGCAACATCTAGCAGGTGGCTTTGGAGATTCAAAAATATGCAGCGAAACTACTACAGAGATTAGGGTGGAGATGACAAATTACTTGGAAaaacacaagaggcaaaggccaATGTACCTAGATGATGAGGAAGAGCAGGTAGAGGAGAATGGAGAAGCAGATGTGGTCGTGGTAGAGGCAAGTGCACCTGTGAATGAAGTTGAATCCCAGGCCTCTAAAGTGATGCCAAGTTCAGGGACAGCAGCAAAGAAAAGGCGTGCAGCCTATTCATTCAAGGCTGTAGCAGTGAGCAAAGGCAAGGAAAAGCCAAAGGGAAACAAGACAATTCTTGAGATGTTAAGAAAATCACCTGAAGAAATAGTCGATGGAAGGCGTAAAGGGTCTTACCAGCCCCCAATTCAGTCCAGCACTAAGACCAAGGAGCAACATCATTATGTGGATATGCAATGGGCCCTGTTTTTCTATGAGTGTGGCATACCATTCAATGCAGCAGCATCAAGACAATTTCAGGTGGCAGTTGAGGCAACAGCACAGTTTGGTTCAGGGTACAAGCCTCCTTCTCCATATCAGTTTGGGGAACCGTTGCTTAAAGATGCAGTGAAGTTGACAAGTACCATGAGGGAGGACCATGAGAGAGCATGGAAGCATTTTGGCTGCACTCTCATGTCAGATGGATGGACTGATAGGAGGGGACGACATTTGATTAACTTCCTTGTCAATAGCCCAGAGGGGACTTTCTTCTTAGAGTCTGTCGATGCATCAAGCGAGGCCCACGATGCATATATGCTTGCTGATTTGTTGGAGAAAAGAATTGAGGAGATTGGAAAGGAAAAGGTCGTTCAAGTTATCACTGATAATGGAGCTAACTACAAGGCAGCGGGTAAGCATCTAATGGAGAGAATTCCTTCACTGTTTTGGAGCCCATGTGCTGCACATTGTCTGGATCTTATGCTAGAAGATATAGGAGGGTTGAAGGAATTTAAGAAGCCCATAGCACGTGCAAGGCGTGTAACAACTTTCATCTATAGACATGGGAGAATCCTTAGTGCAATGAGAGAAAAGACAGGTGGGTCTGATCTTGTGAGACCTGCAGCCACAAGGTTTGCCACAGCTTTCCTCACTTTAAAAAGTTTGCACAAGCATAGAGATTCTTTGAAATCTCTTTTTGTCAGTGAAGCATGGACTGGGAATAAATTGGCAAAAACTAAAGCTGGTGAGGATGTGCATGACATTGTGCTCTCTACTGAGTTTTGGAACAAGGTTGAGGACTGCCTTAGAGCTTCAGCCCCTCTTCTCATTGTTCTTAGGGTGGTTGATGGTGATGAGAAGCCTGCCATGCCAGAGGTTGCAGCATTAATGAATCAAGCAAAAGATAGGATCAAACAAAGCTTTGCTATCCCAACTAAGAAAACATTGCTCAAGAAAATCATAGATATTATTGAGAAGCGTTGGGTGAAGCAAATGGACCATCCTTTGTATGGGGCTGCATTGTATTTGAACCCAGGAAAATTacatcccctcataagagatgatgatgatgccacTGTTGGGCAGCTAAGAGGTTGCTTCCTTGAAGTTCTTGGAAGAATGGTGGAAGATAGAGATACCCAAGACAAGATTGATGCTCAGTCTTTGGACTATGAAGCCCTTAGAGGAGAAGCATTCTCAAATATAAGAGCTAAGCAAAACCTTGAGAAAATGAGTCCTC TTGATTGGTGGGCCTCATATGGTGGTCGTGCTATTGACCTTCAAAGGTTTGCTAGGCGCATTGTTAGCCTATGTGCTTCATCATCCGGCTGTGAGAGAAACTGGAGCACGTTCGAGTTT ATCCACACCAAAAAAAGAAATAGGTTACTGCATAAGAGGTTGAATGATATTGTCTACATTTCCTACAATCGAAAGATGAAGACTAGGTTTCAAATAAGgcgggagaagaaagggaaaagCTTTGACCCTTTAGTCATTGAAGAGTTCGATTGGGATAATGAGTGGGCTGACTCGTCGTATGTACACCCTCAAGGTGCACGTGGGTGTGATGAAAATGACCTCACATGGGCTGCTGTTGATGAAGCTCTTGGTGCATCAAACTCACTTCGAGGACGCAATCTCCCAAGGAATGCAAGCAGGTGTGCAACAAATTCAAACCCAAGGTTGGATGAAGATGAATCAGGTTTAGGcaatgaagaggaagaagatgaagaccCACATGATGATGCTTATGTGACAGATTCTGAGGATGCTCCTCCCGATGGTGGAGAAAGCATGGAAGGATTGCAAGCTGCAAATAACCATGATGAGTTTGATGATGGATATTGA